One segment of Desulfosudis oleivorans Hxd3 DNA contains the following:
- a CDS encoding cation:proton antiporter domain-containing protein, whose amino-acid sequence MDIPFLNDVEIIFGLAVVVLLICHKLRVPTVVGFLVTGVVVGPHALGLVKAVHEVEMIAEVGVVLLLFTIGLEFSLERLLRIKRAVLGGGSLQVAVTSAITAIVAMQFGLTAGQAIFAGFLVALSSTAIVLKLLQQGAQIDSPHGLMSLGILIFQDIIIVPMILLVPILAGTAGNLTTSLLVLLAKGGIIIVLVIVSARWIVPQLLYLIARTRNTEVFLLSVIVICLGIAWLTATAGLSLALGAFLAGLIISESEYSHQALGNLLPFRDVFTTFFFVSIGMLLDLGFLIEQPGRVLLITLAVLVAKTLIAGGVTVVLGFPFRTGILAGLALGQIGEFSFILSRSGVEYGLMNEAAYQLFLAVSVLTMAATPFIIMAAPRLADMVLRLPLPGRLVTGFAPLGHTDAPVKQKDHLVIIGFGINGRNLAKAARTAGIPYIIIETNPETVRTAKADGEPIFYGDATHQAVLEHAGIHQARIAVVAINDPTATRRITDAIRRLNTGICLIVRSRYIQEMKHLYELGADEVIPEEFETSVEIFTRVLTKYLVPREDIERLVSAIRADGYEMFRQISKTSISVSDLRLNLHDVKIQSLRLKADSPLVSMSIGQADLRRCFSVSIVAISKNGQILANPGADTVLQENDVLFVLGNPDNIAQLKGMMVYACPLGDRPKPGATS is encoded by the coding sequence ATGGACATACCTTTTTTAAATGACGTGGAAATCATCTTCGGCCTGGCGGTGGTGGTCCTGCTGATCTGCCACAAACTGCGGGTGCCCACGGTGGTGGGTTTTCTGGTCACCGGTGTGGTGGTGGGGCCCCATGCCCTGGGGCTGGTCAAGGCGGTCCACGAGGTGGAAATGATCGCCGAAGTGGGCGTGGTGCTGCTGCTCTTTACCATCGGCCTGGAGTTCTCCCTGGAGCGATTGTTGCGGATCAAGCGGGCCGTGCTGGGCGGCGGTTCCCTGCAGGTGGCCGTCACCTCCGCGATAACGGCGATTGTCGCCATGCAGTTCGGACTTACCGCCGGCCAGGCAATATTCGCCGGTTTCCTGGTGGCCTTAAGCAGCACGGCCATCGTGCTCAAGCTGCTTCAGCAGGGGGCCCAGATCGACAGCCCCCACGGCCTCATGTCCCTGGGCATTCTCATCTTCCAGGATATCATCATCGTTCCCATGATCCTGCTGGTGCCCATTCTGGCCGGCACGGCCGGCAACCTCACCACATCCCTGCTGGTGCTGCTGGCCAAGGGCGGCATCATTATCGTGCTGGTGATCGTCAGCGCCCGGTGGATCGTTCCCCAGCTGCTTTACCTGATCGCCCGCACCCGCAACACCGAGGTGTTTCTGCTCTCCGTAATCGTCATCTGCCTGGGCATTGCCTGGCTCACGGCCACGGCAGGGCTTTCCCTGGCCCTGGGCGCTTTTCTGGCCGGGCTGATCATCTCCGAGTCCGAATACAGCCACCAGGCCCTGGGCAACCTGCTGCCCTTTCGGGACGTGTTTACCACCTTCTTTTTTGTGTCCATCGGCATGCTGCTGGACCTGGGATTTCTGATAGAACAGCCCGGCCGGGTGCTGCTGATCACCCTGGCGGTGCTGGTCGCAAAGACCCTGATCGCCGGGGGCGTGACCGTGGTCCTGGGGTTTCCTTTTCGTACCGGCATCCTGGCCGGCCTGGCCCTGGGCCAGATCGGGGAATTTTCCTTTATTCTCTCCCGGTCCGGCGTCGAATACGGCCTGATGAACGAGGCTGCCTACCAGCTCTTTCTGGCCGTGTCCGTGCTCACCATGGCGGCCACTCCCTTTATCATCATGGCAGCCCCCCGGCTGGCCGACATGGTCCTTCGGCTGCCCCTTCCCGGCCGCCTGGTCACCGGTTTTGCCCCCCTGGGCCATACCGACGCGCCGGTAAAACAGAAGGACCACCTGGTAATCATCGGGTTCGGCATCAACGGCCGCAACCTGGCCAAGGCGGCCCGAACAGCCGGCATTCCCTATATCATCATTGAAACCAACCCGGAAACGGTGCGCACGGCCAAGGCCGACGGCGAGCCCATCTTTTACGGCGACGCCACCCACCAGGCCGTGCTGGAACATGCCGGCATTCACCAGGCCCGCATTGCCGTGGTGGCCATCAACGACCCCACCGCCACCCGGCGCATCACTGATGCCATAAGACGGCTCAACACCGGCATCTGCCTGATTGTCCGTTCCCGCTATATCCAGGAGATGAAGCACCTTTACGAACTGGGGGCCGACGAGGTGATTCCCGAAGAGTTTGAAACCTCGGTGGAGATCTTTACCCGGGTGCTGACCAAGTACCTGGTACCCAGGGAGGATATTGAGCGGCTGGTGTCGGCCATCCGGGCCGACGGGTATGAAATGTTCCGCCAGATCTCCAAGACATCGATCTCCGTGTCGGATCTTCGGCTCAACCTGCACGACGTAAAAATCCAGTCCCTCCGACTCAAGGCCGACTCGCCGTTGGTGAGCATGTCCATCGGCCAGGCCGACCTGCGCCGCTGTTTTAGCGTCTCCATTGTCGCCATTTCAAAAAATGGCCAGATTCTGGCCAACCCCGGCGCTGACACGGTGTTGCAGGAGAACGACGTGCTCTTTGTACTGGGCAACCCCGATAATATTGCGCAACTCAAGGGCATGATGGTCTACGCCTGTCCCCTGGGGGACCGGCCAAAACCGGGGGCCACCTCATGA
- the zupT gene encoding zinc transporter ZupT: MSSILIALGLTLFAGMATGIGSAIAFFAKKQNYRFLSVATGFSAGVMLYVAFVEILAKGATALARAYGEIPGAWINAAAFFGGILLIGVIDNLIPSAENPHEVPSETQMADFRDACTLSDTGAADCDDAGRKAKLLRMGLFTALAIGIHNFPEGLATFLAALSDPALGVAIALAIALHNIPEGISVSVPIFYATGNKTKAFAWSLVSGMAEPVGALLGYLGLLFFFGNPAGGMPPQIMGILFAGVAGIMVYISVDELLPTSRAYGRGHDSILGMVAGMAVMAASLLMMK; the protein is encoded by the coding sequence ATGAGCAGTATTTTAATCGCCCTGGGACTGACCCTGTTTGCCGGCATGGCCACCGGCATCGGCAGCGCCATTGCCTTTTTTGCAAAAAAGCAGAACTACCGGTTTCTCTCTGTTGCCACCGGTTTTTCCGCCGGGGTGATGCTCTATGTCGCCTTTGTGGAAATTCTGGCCAAAGGCGCAACGGCCCTGGCCCGGGCTTACGGGGAGATTCCAGGGGCCTGGATCAACGCGGCCGCCTTTTTCGGCGGCATCCTACTGATCGGCGTCATCGACAACCTGATTCCTTCGGCGGAAAATCCCCACGAGGTGCCGTCAGAAACGCAAATGGCCGACTTTCGGGACGCCTGCACCCTGTCCGATACCGGCGCGGCCGACTGCGATGACGCCGGCCGCAAGGCAAAACTGTTGCGCATGGGGCTGTTTACCGCCCTGGCCATCGGCATTCATAACTTTCCCGAAGGGCTGGCCACCTTTCTGGCGGCCCTTTCCGATCCGGCCCTGGGCGTGGCCATTGCCTTGGCCATTGCCCTGCACAACATTCCCGAAGGCATCAGCGTGTCGGTGCCGATTTTTTACGCCACCGGCAATAAAACCAAGGCTTTTGCCTGGTCTCTGGTCAGCGGCATGGCCGAGCCCGTGGGCGCCCTGCTCGGCTATCTGGGCCTGCTCTTTTTTTTCGGCAACCCGGCGGGTGGAATGCCGCCTCAGATTATGGGCATTCTCTTTGCCGGGGTGGCCGGCATCATGGTTTACATCAGCGTGGACGAACTGCTGCCCACCAGCCGGGCCTATGGCCGGGGCCACGACTCCATTCTCGGAATGGTGGCCGGCATGGCGGTAATGGCCGCCAGCCTGCTGATGATGAAATAG
- a CDS encoding DUF3147 family protein produces MQLLVKVIISLAVILIATGVGKKLPSMAGLIGVMPLTGALVLVWIYLENQGDPAVMQPFTRGAIFGMIPTVLFFLTALVCFKNQFSLPATLAAGFGVWLIAALVHQWILS; encoded by the coding sequence ATGCAACTGCTTGTTAAAGTCATCATCAGCCTGGCCGTCATTCTGATTGCCACGGGTGTGGGCAAAAAACTCCCCTCAATGGCCGGCCTGATCGGTGTGATGCCCCTTACCGGCGCACTGGTCCTGGTCTGGATTTACCTTGAGAACCAGGGAGACCCGGCCGTCATGCAACCCTTTACCCGGGGCGCGATCTTCGGCATGATCCCAACGGTGCTTTTTTTCCTCACCGCCCTGGTCTGCTTCAAAAACCAGTTCTCCCTGCCGGCCACCCTGGCCGCCGGATTTGGTGTCTGGCTGATCGCGGCCCTGGTCCACCAGTGGATACTTTCGTAA
- a CDS encoding DMT family protein, whose amino-acid sequence MNHFVATILLLCCSNVFMTFAWYGHLKNLSHKPWIIAAMISWGIALFEYMLQVPANRIGHASMSVGQLKILQEVITLTVFVPFSLLYLKEKLSMDYLWAGLCLMGAVFFLFKGKLPGP is encoded by the coding sequence ATGAACCACTTTGTCGCAACCATCCTGCTGCTTTGCTGCAGCAACGTGTTCATGACATTCGCGTGGTATGGACACCTGAAAAACCTTTCCCACAAACCATGGATCATCGCGGCCATGATCAGCTGGGGCATCGCCCTGTTCGAGTACATGCTCCAGGTGCCGGCCAACCGCATCGGCCATGCCTCCATGTCCGTGGGCCAGCTCAAGATCCTCCAGGAGGTGATCACCCTGACGGTGTTTGTGCCCTTTTCCCTGCTTTACCTGAAGGAAAAACTCTCCATGGATTACCTGTGGGCCGGACTCTGCCTGATGGGGGCCGTGTTTTTTCTTTTCAAGGGAAAGCTGCCCGGCCCCTGA
- a CDS encoding hemolysin family protein → MKSIVKKSGWIAACLLLPVVAAGGGVTETAPAGSSGGTDAAAWLVVYVVMALGFSFLCSVAEAVLLSITPSYIEGLKDRQPVLAARLKRLKQDNVDRSLSAILTLNTIAHTVGAIGAGAQATILFGSTWFGLFSAAMTLAILFLSEIVPKTIGAVYWTKLTGPTALFVKTLITILYPIVWLSEKMTKFIAHGKALPVFNKDELIAMARAGAAAGQIRGKESKIIQNLFRFESLKVTDIMTPRSVISALSETMTINDALQQITRTPFSRLPLYRSHIDDITGFVLKDDVLIFAAQKRSSERLKALKRKIVVVPESLSLAALLERLLKERQHIAIVVNEHGGTDGLVTLEDLIETLMGMEIVDETDDVVDMRALARSRWVKRAKAMGLDADLKDQT, encoded by the coding sequence TTGAAATCGATAGTCAAAAAATCCGGATGGATCGCGGCATGCCTTCTGCTGCCGGTGGTTGCCGCCGGCGGCGGCGTGACAGAGACAGCACCTGCCGGCAGTTCCGGTGGAACAGACGCCGCTGCCTGGCTGGTGGTCTATGTGGTGATGGCCCTGGGGTTCTCTTTTCTCTGCTCCGTGGCCGAGGCGGTGCTGCTGAGCATCACCCCCTCCTACATAGAGGGGCTGAAAGACAGGCAGCCAGTTCTGGCGGCCCGGTTAAAACGTCTGAAACAGGACAACGTTGACCGGTCCCTTTCGGCCATCCTGACCCTCAACACCATTGCCCATACCGTAGGCGCCATCGGCGCCGGCGCCCAGGCGACCATTCTGTTCGGCAGCACATGGTTCGGCCTCTTTTCAGCCGCCATGACCCTGGCAATCCTTTTTCTCTCCGAGATTGTGCCCAAAACCATCGGCGCCGTCTACTGGACAAAACTGACAGGCCCCACCGCGCTGTTCGTCAAGACCCTTATTACGATCCTGTACCCCATCGTATGGCTCTCGGAAAAAATGACAAAATTTATCGCCCATGGAAAAGCCCTGCCGGTTTTTAACAAGGACGAACTGATCGCCATGGCCCGGGCCGGGGCCGCGGCCGGCCAGATTCGCGGCAAGGAGTCCAAAATCATTCAGAACCTGTTCCGGTTCGAATCCCTGAAGGTCACCGATATCATGACCCCCCGCTCCGTGATCTCGGCCCTTTCCGAAACCATGACGATCAATGACGCATTGCAGCAGATTACCCGAACGCCCTTCTCCCGCCTGCCCCTCTACAGAAGCCACATTGACGACATCACCGGTTTTGTGCTCAAGGACGACGTGCTGATCTTTGCCGCTCAAAAACGGAGCAGTGAGCGGCTCAAGGCCCTGAAACGTAAAATCGTGGTTGTTCCGGAGTCTTTGTCCCTGGCCGCTTTGCTGGAACGCCTGCTCAAGGAGCGGCAGCACATCGCCATTGTTGTCAATGAACACGGCGGCACAGACGGTCTGGTGACCCTGGAAGACCTGATCGAGACCCTCATGGGCATGGAGATCGTGGATGAAACCGACGACGTGGTGGACATGCGGGCACTGGCCCGCAGCCGCTGGGTAAAACGCGCCAAGGCCATGGGACTTGACGCTGACTTAAAGGACCAGACCTGA
- a CDS encoding 6-phosphofructokinase: MGNRMRIAINTGGGDAPGLNAVIEAVVMSAWYRNWEVYGIRQGYHGLLDTDDIIQLTPDKVRNISSVGGTILGTTNKGNPFEMPFENGAGEVEIRDVSDRVVRNFQRLGFDCLIAVGGDGSLKIAHDFFKKGIPVIGVPKTIDNDMVGTVATFGFDTAVSIATEAIDRLHSTAKSHDRVMVVEVMGRHAGWIALNSGVSGGARAILIPEIPFDIDVVCEQIMNDELQGTRYAIVVAAEGAKPLGGEIVHRGDGEKGRQDVLLGGIGNVVAEAINKKTGKDTRSLVLGHLQRGGSPTTFDRLLALRFGAAAVRLVEAKQFGRMVALNPPNIDAVLLEDVVGAIRTVPLESDTLQTARDIGISFGEPASDQ; this comes from the coding sequence ATGGGAAACAGAATGCGCATTGCCATCAACACCGGCGGCGGGGACGCGCCGGGACTGAACGCGGTGATTGAGGCGGTGGTGATGTCGGCCTGGTACCGCAACTGGGAGGTGTATGGCATTCGCCAGGGCTACCACGGCCTGCTGGACACAGACGATATCATTCAACTGACGCCGGACAAGGTGAGAAACATTTCCAGTGTGGGCGGCACCATCCTGGGTACCACCAACAAGGGCAACCCCTTTGAGATGCCCTTTGAAAACGGCGCCGGTGAGGTGGAAATTCGCGACGTGTCCGACCGGGTGGTGCGCAATTTTCAGCGGCTGGGGTTTGACTGCCTCATCGCCGTGGGCGGGGACGGCAGCCTGAAAATCGCCCATGATTTTTTCAAAAAAGGCATTCCCGTGATCGGCGTGCCCAAGACCATTGACAATGACATGGTCGGCACGGTGGCCACCTTTGGTTTTGACACGGCGGTGAGTATCGCCACAGAGGCCATTGACCGGCTGCACTCCACGGCCAAGTCCCACGACCGGGTCATGGTGGTGGAGGTCATGGGCCGCCATGCCGGGTGGATTGCCTTAAACAGTGGCGTTTCCGGCGGGGCCAGAGCCATTTTAATTCCGGAGATCCCGTTTGACATCGACGTGGTGTGTGAACAGATCATGAATGATGAGCTTCAGGGCACCCGGTATGCCATCGTGGTGGCGGCCGAGGGGGCCAAACCCCTGGGCGGGGAGATCGTGCACCGGGGCGATGGCGAAAAAGGCCGCCAGGACGTGCTGCTGGGCGGCATCGGCAATGTCGTGGCCGAGGCCATCAACAAAAAAACCGGCAAGGACACCCGGTCCCTGGTGCTGGGCCATCTTCAGCGGGGGGGCTCCCCCACCACCTTTGACCGGCTGCTGGCCCTGCGGTTCGGCGCGGCCGCCGTCCGGCTGGTGGAGGCAAAACAGTTCGGCCGCATGGTGGCCCTTAACCCGCCCAACATCGACGCGGTTCTTCTGGAAGATGTTGTGGGTGCTATTCGAACGGTCCCCCTGGAGAGCGACACCCTTCAGACCGCCCGGGACATCGGCATCTCTTTCGGCGAACCGGCATCGGACCAATAG
- a CDS encoding B12-binding domain-containing radical SAM protein, protein MTDILLIQPPVQDFYLTAKRTIPYGLACIAAALEKDGFSVQILDAMAVSASRTISLPSEMGYLSAFYGEPDVSPFGLFHGYKHFGLDMNAVAAAAARSGAFLIGISSLFTPYSDMALETAEAVRKACPESFIVAGGHHATAMPGHVMACPAVDFVIRGEAEIALPLLAGVLREHGPGCPDTLAAIPGIVFRRPDATLHISPPAVVENLNAMPLPALHLVDQAFYTRHKRGSAVVTASRGCPLACSYCAVGNQTVPFRKRRIPSVAAEIEQAITGYNAGFIDFEDENLTMDRAWFMELLNAVGPLIRDRDVELRAMNGLFPPSLDEAMVAAMKTAGFKTLNLSVGSFSSDQQRRFNRPDVGRAHDRAVSWCEKHGLEAVSYIIAGAPDQTPETTINDLVHLLGLPTLAGLSVFYPAPGSRDFEYAAEQGLLPAHLCLMRSSALPLSHATTRTEAVTLLRLSRIVNFIKALEKNHSPLPKPAPVTDECMAARETRMDKGVLLLAGFFYDAKIRGVTRTGRVYEHVVSINLTRRFLEKIGEVVPAVLSGEAKSHPENRTALRTP, encoded by the coding sequence ATGACTGACATTCTGCTGATTCAGCCGCCGGTTCAGGATTTCTACCTGACCGCCAAGCGCACCATCCCCTACGGCCTGGCCTGTATTGCCGCGGCCCTGGAAAAGGACGGATTTTCAGTTCAAATTCTTGACGCCATGGCTGTCTCCGCCAGCCGCACCATTTCACTGCCTTCAGAGATGGGCTACCTGTCAGCGTTTTACGGGGAGCCGGACGTCTCTCCCTTCGGCCTGTTTCACGGATACAAGCATTTCGGCCTGGACATGAATGCCGTGGCAGCGGCGGCGGCCCGGTCCGGGGCCTTTCTGATCGGCATCTCCTCTCTTTTTACGCCCTACAGCGATATGGCCCTGGAAACGGCTGAAGCGGTCAGGAAAGCCTGTCCGGAAAGTTTTATCGTGGCAGGGGGCCACCATGCCACGGCCATGCCCGGCCATGTCATGGCCTGCCCGGCGGTCGACTTTGTAATCCGGGGCGAGGCCGAAATCGCCCTGCCCCTGCTGGCCGGGGTGCTGCGTGAGCACGGCCCCGGCTGTCCGGACACCCTGGCCGCCATTCCCGGAATCGTATTCCGCAGGCCCGATGCCACGCTGCACATCAGCCCGCCGGCAGTGGTGGAAAACCTGAATGCCATGCCCCTGCCCGCCCTTCACCTGGTGGACCAGGCGTTTTATACCCGCCACAAAAGAGGCAGCGCCGTGGTCACGGCCAGCCGGGGCTGTCCATTGGCGTGCAGCTACTGCGCCGTGGGCAACCAGACGGTGCCGTTCAGGAAGCGCCGTATTCCATCGGTGGCCGCCGAGATCGAACAGGCGATCACCGGTTACAACGCGGGGTTTATTGATTTTGAGGATGAAAACCTGACCATGGACCGGGCCTGGTTTATGGAACTGCTGAATGCCGTCGGCCCCCTGATCCGGGACCGGGACGTGGAACTTCGGGCCATGAACGGGCTTTTCCCGCCCTCCCTGGACGAGGCCATGGTCGCGGCCATGAAGACCGCGGGCTTTAAGACCCTGAACCTGTCGGTGGGCTCTTTTTCTTCAGACCAGCAGCGGCGCTTCAACCGGCCCGACGTGGGCCGTGCCCATGACCGGGCCGTGTCCTGGTGCGAAAAGCACGGGCTGGAGGCGGTGAGCTATATTATTGCCGGGGCTCCGGACCAGACGCCGGAGACCACAATAAACGACCTTGTTCACCTGCTGGGCCTGCCCACCCTGGCCGGGCTTTCCGTGTTCTACCCGGCACCGGGCAGCCGGGACTTTGAGTATGCCGCCGAACAGGGCCTTCTGCCGGCCCATCTTTGCCTGATGCGCTCTTCAGCCCTGCCGCTTTCCCACGCCACCACCCGCACCGAGGCCGTCACCCTGCTTCGGCTCTCCCGCATCGTCAATTTCATCAAGGCCCTGGAGAAAAACCACAGTCCCCTGCCAAAGCCGGCACCGGTGACAGACGAGTGCATGGCGGCCCGCGAAACCCGTATGGATAAAGGCGTGCTGCTGTTGGCCGGATTTTTTTACGACGCAAAGATAAGGGGCGTGACCCGGACCGGCCGGGTGTACGAACACGTTGTGTCCATTAATCTGACCCGGCGGTTTCTTGAAAAAATCGGGGAAGTGGTTCCGGCCGTGTTATCCGGAGAAGCAAAAAGTCACCCGGAAAACAGGACGGCTTTAAGAACACCGTAG
- a CDS encoding PAS domain S-box protein: MGNPIQLSDELARLFLENTSSMVAVFDKEARFLYLNSPNEATLGYTPAELQGKNAFSLIHPDDKDRMVSLMAKAFDGRLDKIQSLTYRIINKQGRVRHVQATFDTVRDGSGNLDKLLCVADDITEKVEIRTAFAESEQRLRAVMDTVPVAIAEIDCSGRFQFVNAAYCEVFEYSLEALERMSVKDLAVSEESGQRLLLLLERLVEEQPEPQRWEGRNRTRTGRILDVVVDWNYRRDEEGRVSGFVTAISDVTEQKKMSEALVQSRQRYQAMFNHIASGVVVYQPVDDGEDFVIIDFNRTAEKIEGISAEAVIGKKVTEVFPGIRDMGLLDLFRRVSENGRPRHHPACFYKDGRTTGWRSNYVYRLATGEIVTVYNDETERVRAREALRESELRFRALVEYSADHIFMLNSEGAYLFSNERVEHFHRTPGDTVIGRRLTDLYPPELADRYQRLVAHVLADGCGTSFEYEVQGPDDTHYYVETLYPIYKEGKPWAVGGICRDVTTRKQYEKELQQKTGELERALKDLRQAQRRFVDQERQRALSQMASGIAHDFNNALSSIQGFSDLLLQSPEKFSDTPLVKRYVGLINTAARDAAQVVRRLRKFYRPSDEETIEPVDVNRLIKEAVALTEPVWKHKTQARGAPIIVETRFQEQLSASGNRTELNEVLTNLIFNAVDAMPEGGSLSFGTRREAGWIVLEVSDTGVGMDATVRRQCMNPFFTTKGEAGSGLGLATVQGIVARHQGQIEIVSEPGNGTTFVLRIPAAVNREHSTDMIEKTEAERSSLKVLVVDDDEHQRLLLSEYLKADKHRPDTAANGIEGMRKFADGWYDLVITDRAMPEMNGDTLARTIKEAAPGKPVIMVTGFGDMMDAAGEAPPAVDMVLSKPVSLDRLRHAVRQVLSGEAVSS; this comes from the coding sequence ATGGGCAACCCGATTCAGCTCTCAGACGAACTCGCCAGACTTTTTCTGGAGAATACCAGCTCCATGGTGGCGGTTTTCGACAAGGAGGCCCGGTTCCTTTACCTTAATTCTCCCAATGAAGCAACTCTGGGCTATACGCCGGCCGAGCTTCAGGGAAAGAACGCCTTTTCCCTTATCCACCCTGATGACAAAGACCGGATGGTCTCCCTGATGGCCAAAGCCTTTGACGGAAGGCTTGACAAGATTCAATCCCTGACCTACCGGATCATCAACAAGCAGGGCCGGGTCCGCCATGTTCAGGCCACGTTTGACACGGTGCGGGACGGTTCCGGGAACCTGGACAAACTGCTCTGCGTGGCCGACGATATTACTGAAAAGGTAGAGATCCGAACCGCTTTTGCGGAGAGCGAGCAGCGGCTGCGCGCGGTCATGGATACCGTTCCCGTGGCCATTGCCGAAATTGACTGTTCCGGGCGGTTTCAGTTTGTCAATGCCGCGTATTGCGAGGTGTTTGAATACTCCCTCGAAGCCCTTGAGCGCATGAGCGTAAAGGACCTGGCCGTGTCCGAAGAGAGCGGGCAGCGGCTGCTGTTGCTGCTGGAACGGCTGGTGGAGGAACAGCCGGAACCCCAACGGTGGGAGGGCCGGAACCGGACCCGCACCGGCAGAATCCTGGACGTGGTGGTGGACTGGAACTACCGAAGGGATGAAGAGGGCCGGGTCAGCGGTTTTGTGACGGCCATCAGTGATGTCACGGAACAGAAAAAGATGTCCGAAGCGCTGGTCCAGAGCCGCCAGCGCTACCAGGCCATGTTCAACCACATCGCCTCCGGCGTCGTGGTCTACCAGCCGGTGGATGACGGAGAGGATTTTGTGATCATCGACTTTAACCGGACCGCGGAAAAGATTGAGGGTATATCCGCTGAAGCGGTGATCGGGAAAAAGGTGACCGAGGTGTTTCCCGGCATTAGAGATATGGGGCTTCTGGATCTGTTTCGGCGGGTCAGTGAAAACGGGCGCCCCCGGCACCATCCGGCCTGTTTTTACAAAGACGGCCGCACCACCGGCTGGCGGAGCAATTATGTTTACCGGCTGGCCACCGGTGAGATCGTGACGGTTTACAACGATGAAACGGAGCGGGTACGGGCCAGGGAGGCCCTTCGGGAGAGCGAACTTCGTTTCCGCGCCCTGGTGGAGTATTCGGCGGACCATATCTTCATGCTCAACAGTGAGGGCGCATACCTGTTCAGCAACGAGCGGGTGGAACATTTTCACCGGACCCCGGGAGACACCGTCATCGGCCGCCGCCTGACGGACCTTTACCCCCCGGAACTGGCCGACCGTTACCAGCGGCTGGTGGCTCACGTGCTTGCCGATGGCTGCGGTACCTCCTTTGAGTACGAGGTCCAGGGACCAGATGACACTCATTATTATGTGGAGACCCTTTATCCCATCTATAAGGAAGGCAAGCCATGGGCCGTGGGTGGCATCTGTCGCGATGTGACCACCCGCAAGCAGTATGAAAAAGAGCTTCAGCAGAAAACCGGTGAGCTGGAAAGGGCGTTGAAGGATTTGCGCCAGGCCCAACGGCGGTTCGTGGACCAGGAGCGGCAGCGCGCCCTTTCCCAGATGGCCAGCGGCATTGCCCACGATTTTAACAACGCGCTCTCCTCAATTCAGGGGTTTTCCGATCTGCTGCTTCAGTCGCCGGAAAAGTTTTCAGACACGCCACTGGTGAAACGGTATGTGGGGCTGATCAATACGGCTGCCAGGGACGCGGCCCAGGTGGTCCGGCGGCTGCGCAAGTTTTACCGGCCCAGTGACGAGGAGACCATTGAGCCGGTGGACGTGAACCGGCTCATCAAGGAGGCCGTGGCCCTGACCGAGCCGGTATGGAAGCACAAGACCCAGGCCAGGGGCGCCCCCATTATCGTGGAGACCCGTTTTCAGGAGCAGTTGTCGGCCAGCGGCAACCGCACCGAACTCAACGAGGTGCTTACCAACTTGATCTTTAACGCGGTGGATGCCATGCCCGAAGGCGGTTCGCTTTCCTTTGGCACCCGCCGGGAAGCGGGATGGATCGTCCTTGAAGTCAGTGATACCGGTGTGGGCATGGATGCCACGGTTCGCCGGCAGTGCATGAACCCCTTTTTCACCACCAAGGGAGAGGCGGGCAGCGGTCTGGGGCTGGCCACGGTGCAAGGCATCGTCGCCCGGCACCAGGGACAGATCGAGATTGTCAGCGAACCGGGAAATGGCACCACTTTTGTCCTGCGGATACCGGCTGCTGTAAACAGGGAACATAGCACTGACATGATAGAGAAGACAGAGGCGGAGCGGTCCTCACTGAAGGTGCTGGTGGTGGACGACGATGAACACCAGCGTCTGCTGCTGTCCGAATACCTGAAGGCGGATAAGCATCGTCCGGATACCGCGGCCAACGGAATCGAAGGCATGCGGAAATTCGCCGACGGCTGGTATGATCTGGTGATCACCGACCGGGCCATGCCCGAGATGAACGGCGATACCCTGGCCCGCACCATCAAGGAGGCAGCCCCGGGCAAACCGGTGATCATGGTCACCGGTTTCGGCGACATGATGGATGCCGCCGGAGAGGCGCCGCCGGCCGTGGATATGGTGCTTTCCAAGCCGGTCTCCCTGGACCGCCTGCGCCATGCCGTGCGGCAGGTCCTGTCCGGCGAGGCAGTGTCGTCATAA